TACTATGTGAAGGTCGTTATCACCACTGATGACACGCTTGCCTTCGCCAACGGAACTGCCAAGGTAGACGCCCTTGAGGTTCAGACTGCCATCAACGCTGCTACCTACTCTCTCGAAGTCACCGCAGCGAACTACGTTGCACCTTGATTAAACTTCAAAACTCCGGGGAAACCCGGAGTCCCTTTCCTTTTTGGCTTTTAACCAATAACGATTAATCCCCTCATCCCCATCATCTTTCCATGAAGATGATCCCCCTCGTCTGCCCGTACTGCGGCAAGGAGTTCTACGCCTATTCCGAGAGGCAGACCGTCGTGTGCACCCACTGCAGGCGCAAGTGCGCCCACGAGGACGGGAGGATAAGCATCATCGAATACTCCGAACCCTCGGACATCCACGAGGCTAGGAAGGTCATATTGGGTTCCTCGCCCGAGGATGCGGTGAACCTCTGCCACCGTCTCATCGACGAGGACGATTCCAATCCCCACGGATGGCTCCTGAGGGGCTTCGCGCAGCTGTGCACCTACGACCTCATGGGCGAGAGGACGGAACCCTCCGTGGGCACGAGGAGGGCGTTCGCATCCTGGAAGAACGCCATGCTCCGTCTGGGCAGCGACTACCTCTTCGACGATTTCATACAGCTCATCGGAGCATCCTTCGCCCGCAGGGACCTCATGGGTCTCCCTCCCTGCCCCACCATGGGTGCGGAGATGGAGCAGCTAGCGTACGTCCTCGACAGGGAGTTCGGCTTCGACAGCAGGCTCGTAATATGGCATCTGATCCGCAAGGGATACTCGGAGTGCATGAGGCACCTCGGGGACCCCGAGGAGGGCAACGACGCCGCCCTGCAGGAGATCGCGAGGGAGAGCGTGTTCTTCGAGGCGGATTACGCCGAGCTCATCAGCTCGTGCAGGCGCATGGCGGAGATGTCCGAGCGCAGGCACGGCAACGATGCCCAGCTGCTGAGGCTCATCGCGGACACCTGCGAGAGGAGGGCCAAGATGCTCCTTCCAGGCGAGCGTACGAAGATCATGTCCGCATGGGACAGCAGGGGCATCGAGTTCAACCTGACCGATGCATGGAACGACGTCCTGAGGGCGAACGGGGAGGAACTCCCGGATCTGTTCTCCTCATTCCTCACGAGGAAGCCGAAGGAGATGTCCATCGAGGAAGCGGTGGACAATTACATCATACAGTTCCTGCACCCGATGTGAAAAGTAACAGCGGGCCGTAGCCCGCTGTGTGAGAATCAGTTTTGTCCGGAGTTGTCGTCCTCTGCGGTCTCCTCGGAGTCCTCCGCGACCTTGTTCTCGAGGCTCGCGTAGTTGGGTCCGCTGTAGGAGTCGGACTGGACGACGGTCCCGTCCTCCATGGTAAGGGAGACGGGGATCTCCATGTAGAACTTCGGCTTGAAGAAGAACGCCGGGACGATGATGACCAGGGTGATGACGGCTCCCGCGACGAATCCGAAGTCGATGCTGTTAGCGAAGGACAGCAGGACACCGTTGAACAGCTCCTGCAGCGCCGCGGGGATGTCTATGAGGGGAACCCCGTCCTCCATGAGTTTCATGGTGACCCTGTTGATGAGGTCCTGGTTCTGGAGGTCGTCCAGGATACCGGTGTCGTGGGAGAGCATCGCGCTGATGTCCGCCGGCAGGTTCTTGTCGAGCTCCGATCCGATCTTGTTGGAGATGACCATCGCGAAGATGGCGGTACCGACGGTGGCTCCGATGGACCTCAGCAGGTTGACCGCGGAGGTGCTCATTCCCATCTCCTTCTCGCTGGAGCTGTTCTGCACACCGACCATGATGGTGGCCATCATGCATCCCAGTCCCGCTCCGAGGAGGAACAGGCAGACGGCATAGTAGTTCAGGGAGGTGTCCATGGTCATCTTGGACATCAGAAGCATGGATGCGGCGGTGATCACCGTACCGATGATGATCCAGAACCTGTATCCCGTCTTCTCCAGGAACTTGCCGCTGAGGTTGACGGTGATGACCATTCCGGCGACCATGAACAGGGAGTAAAGTCCCGCGGTGATGGTGCTGTGGTCCTCGATGAGGATGGTGATGGCGAACAGGGATGCGTAGGTCATCGATCCCATCATGGCGATACCGAAGATCAGCATCATGATGCAGGCGATGACGATCGGCCTGTTCTGCAGGAGGTGGGGTGCGAGGACCGGCTCGAGCGCGCCCTGCTCGATCTTCACGAAGACGACCATGAGTGCGATGAACAGTCCGATCATGGCCCCGGATTCGATCGAGATCCAGGCGATCTCGTCTCCCGCGAACTCGAAGAAGAGGACGAGGTCCAGCAGCATGACGGACAGGACGGTCATTCCCTTGACGTCGATGATCGGCTTGGAGTCGATCTCGGGTGCGGGGAACTTCTTGAGGGTGAGCACGTAGGCGACGATGGCGAGGGGGATGTTGATGTAGAACGCCCATCTCCATCCGAGCATGTCGCTCTCGGTGAGGAGTCCGCCGATCAGGGGACCGATACCGGAACCGATACCGAAGACGGCCCCGAGGGCACCCTGCATCTTGGGCCTCTCGACCGGGGAGTACAGGTCCGCGACGGCTGCGGTGGCAACGGGGATGAGGATACCTCCTCCCACTCCCTGGACGGCGCGGCAGACGATGAACATGGTCATCGAGGTGGACGCTCCCGCCGCGAACGAACCGAACACGAAGATGGTGAGTCCGATGAGGAAAAGGGGCTTCCTTCCGTAGAGGTCGGAGAGCTTCCCCGACAGGGGGATCATCACAGTCTCGCAGAGCAGGTATGCGGTGATCATCCAGGCGTAGAGACTGTTCCCCTCCAGGTCGGCCGCGATCTTCGGACCGCAGACCCCGACGATGGTACCGTCGAGACATGCGATGAGCATCGCGAAGATCAGACCGATCATGATCATCTTCCTGACCTTGGGGTCTATGTTCGCATATGTTACCTGCACTGTTGCCATATGTCTAGTCGAAAAATCCATAGTATAAGAACAATTGGTTGGACATAGTATATAATTGGTTGATGTTATGCCCTGCGAAGTACATATGTACCAGACATTTTGAATAATGAGGAAAATGTCATAAGAATATTTTACAAGTATTCACTCGAAATCCTGGCCGAGCCGGGATGAGATCTGGTCCGATATCTCGTCCAGTCTGTTGTTAAGGCGTCCGATGCCTTTCCGGATCTGCATGCTCTCCTCCTCGGAGAAAGCGGCGAATACCATGCGGAAAACGTTTCTCGAAAGCTCCCTCAGCCTCTCGTACTGCTCCATCCCCTGCGGTGTCAGGGAGTACTTCGCGGGTTTCTGGTCGTTCTCCTGGGTGACGAATCCCTGGTCGATCATCTCCTTCAGGACGAAGGAGATCCTGGATCTGTCGAACGGCAGCACGTTCGCGAACTCCCTCAGGGTCATGCGGGGCTGGGCGCCGAGTTTCAGGACGAAGGCGATGTGGTGGCGCTTGATGTCCAGTTCCGATACGCATATGGCGGTGCAGAGGCGGAGGAACTTCGTGAGCCTCTCCGGGAGGAGGATGAGCTCCTTGGGGATCGAGGGGTGGTCGATCCACGTGATGGCGCTGCCCCAGAGATTATCGATTTTCTTGACGTTCTCGGTACTGTCCATCATGGGCTGAAGGCGGGAGACGGAGGCCATGTTGGAATACCATCTCCTGACGGTGGCGGAGCTGAGGCCGAGTTTCGAAGCGGTCTCCGAGACCGACATGCCGGACTGGAGGCACTCCATGGCCTCGTCCATCTTGTCCACGTTGGTGCGTATGCCCTCGTAGACGGTGCCCGTACGGCTGTTGAAGGTGTGCCCGCAGCATCTGCAGAGGAATTTGCGGACGACCTCCCCGCTTGCCTTGTAGGTCCCGTTGCCCACGATGTTCCCCTGGCCGGTCTGACCGTACTTCTCGCAGTCGCGGTTAGGACAGGCGATATCGGTGAACTGCTGCTTGGGGCCCCTTTTTCCCATGCGAACGGGTAGTCAGTCGAAGTATATTAGATGTTTCTATTTGACTGATAATTTAATTATTAATAGTTGATAATTCAGAGATTTGCAGCTCTGTCTGTAACCATAGGCGATCAGAATGAGAGCCACTGGAGGGATTTGAACCCTCGACCGCTCGCTTACAAGGCGAGTGCTATACCGCTAAGCCACAGTGGCATCTTGTTTCGCCATTATGGAGACACGATATAACTGTTTGTTTCCTTTTCCCGAAATTACGCCTTGCTCTGTTCGGTCTAAATAAGATTTAGTTTAACCTAAATTATTAAATACAGATTTAGCTATAACTAAATTAACCCCTGGAAGCGGTATCCGCCGATGGGGGGTATCGAGACAAACGGCAACACAGAAGGAGGCGAAAACCGAAGACTGGCACAGATGAGGTGGATCTAAGATGTGACATATGTAGGGACGTGACCCGGCGCACGTCCGCCCTCCGACTCCGTCGGAAGGAATTCCCCGTAATGCAGGGGGCCGCCGGGGTTTCCGAGGCTTTTCGGCCGAGGATCCATAGTCATTCCTCTGGGGCCTCCGGAAGGGGCCCCGCTTTTACCATCCACACTATCGGGGCGGGGATACCTTTAATATAGAGGAGGTAATCGCGCGTAACATTCAACCGAACATATCACGGTGATTACACATGGCAGACGCAAAGAAAGTTATCCGCCTTAACTACAAGGCATACCTGGCCGACAGCGAGAAGATGTACGACACGACCGATGAGGCCGCAGCCAAGGATGCCGGAATCTACAACGAGAAGGTCTCCTACAAGCCCATGGCCTACATCGTCGGATCCAACAAGCTGTTCCCCGCCCTCGACAAGGCCATCGCCGACGCGAAGGTCGGAGAGGAGTTCACCGTCGAGATCCCCTGCGAGGAGGGTGCCGGAGTCAGGAACCCCAAGCTCCTCGAGACCCACTCCATCAACGAGTTCTACAAGGCGGAGATCATGCCCCAGCCCGGCATGACCGTCACCCTCGGAAACAAGACCGGAACCATCATGACCGTCGGAGCAGGACGTGTCAAGGTCGACTTCAACAACCCCCTCGCCGGCCACGACCTCAAGTACGTCATGACCGTCACCGAGGAGATCACCGACGACGCCAAGAAGGCCGAGGCCATCGTCGAGGCCGACTTCGGACCCGCCGACGAGTTCAAGTTCGACTTCCCCGGAGAGAAGGTCACCGTCACCCTCCCCGAGATCACCAAGTTCCACCAAGAGTGGCCCGTCGCAAGGTTCAGGGTCGTCTCCGACCTCCGCGAGGCCTTCGGTGTCGACACCGTCGAGTTCGTGGAGATCTGGTCCGCTGCCAAGAAGGCAGACGACAAGAAAGAGTGAAAAAGGATTTAAGACAGGAGCAAATCTCCTGTCTTATCCGATTTCGGAAAAACACCTTTAATCCAAACGGACGAGTGGCCTAGTCTGGATATGGCGGCAGCCTCCTAAGCTGCAAGCCGGGGGTTCGAATCCCCTCTCGTCCGCCATACTTCTCTCCCCGATCTTCTCCTCCGGCAGGTTTTCCCCGTCGTTTCTGTGTCCATAAAATGAATTCAGATTGCTGTTGGATTAGTATGTCAATCTGGGATACGATTAAATATGATTCCAGGTAAAAATCCGATATTGGATTGACTCACTTTTCATACTATTAAAAGAGGATGGATTGTTCGCAATTCTCTTTATATACAAATCAAATAGATACGAAGACGTCGATTGTATCTCGCAACCAACGGTCGCGGGATGCGGTGTGGCATTTCACTCAAACCGTTTACCCCAGGCTCGGGAGCGGATTGTCGCTCTCCTCTACGCGCCGTTTCCGAGCGACACCTATCACGGGGATCAAACCGATTATCCTGCTAAACACCGAGGGGATGAAACACATGTCCGGACACGATGGTTTTGCGACGACGGGTACCTCCGGTTCCGTCTACACCTGCGCCCTCTGCGGCCATAACTGGGTCTCACGCAAGGACAACGGTGTCCCGAAATCGTGTCCCAAGTGCCGTTCCACCGTGTGGAACAAGGACTACCACGTCTGCGAATGCGTCCGCTGCGGCTACAAGTGGGGGAGCACCCACGAGAGGCCCTCCAGGTGCCCGGGTTGCCATACCACCAAGTGGGATGTGCCCGAGGATTCCGCCGGCAGGAAGAAGCACAGGCGCCCTGCCCGCGTATCCGTGACGCCCGACAAGGCGGAGGAGATCAACTGCCTCTACGATGCCGGCGAGAACATCACCGCGATTGCCCGCCACACGGGGCTCTCGTTCTGCAAGGTCTTCTCGGTGATCTCGGACTCCCGCCCGAAGGAGCAGCTGAACATCTGACCCCGTCACGTTTATCTACCCAGCGGGGTTGGGGAGGTCATCATGCCAGACGAGAGATACGGCAAATGCGACGTATGCAGGTACTGTGTCCACGACGGCGACGACTGGGCCTGCATGATCAACAACAAGGTGACCTCCGCAAAGGGGTCCTGCGAGCGGTACCGCCCCGGGACCTGCGAGAACTGCTCCCATGCCGAGATCGTCTTTGGCGTGGTCAAGTGCGGCCTCACCGGCGAGGAGACCGACGAGCTCAACGTCTGCAGCGATTACGACCCCTGCGGCCGCAACTCGCTTCAGTAAGTGGCGGTCCTGCCGTTCCTCAGCTGCAGCGCATTCTTCACGCTGAGCTTGGCCTCGCCGCGTCCCGCGATGGCCTTCCTGGCGGAGTCCGGAACGCCGAAGTAGACGATGTTATCCGTGACACCGGTCAGGCCCTTCATGCTCTTCCTGACCCTGGCGTAGGAGTCCTGTAAAGAGGCCATGGACTGCTTCACGGTTTCGGCTATCTGGTACATGTTGGCGTCCATGTATTCCTTACGGTTCACGAAACGGTCGCAGGAGACCAGGAACGGG
This is a stretch of genomic DNA from Thermoplasmatales archaeon BRNA1. It encodes these proteins:
- a CDS encoding Arabinose efflux permease is translated as MATVQVTYANIDPKVRKMIMIGLIFAMLIACLDGTIVGVCGPKIAADLEGNSLYAWMITAYLLCETVMIPLSGKLSDLYGRKPLFLIGLTIFVFGSFAAGASTSMTMFIVCRAVQGVGGGILIPVATAAVADLYSPVERPKMQGALGAVFGIGSGIGPLIGGLLTESDMLGWRWAFYINIPLAIVAYVLTLKKFPAPEIDSKPIIDVKGMTVLSVMLLDLVLFFEFAGDEIAWISIESGAMIGLFIALMVVFVKIEQGALEPVLAPHLLQNRPIVIACIMMLIFGIAMMGSMTYASLFAITILIEDHSTITAGLYSLFMVAGMVITVNLSGKFLEKTGYRFWIIIGTVITAASMLLMSKMTMDTSLNYYAVCLFLLGAGLGCMMATIMVGVQNSSSEKEMGMSTSAVNLLRSIGATVGTAIFAMVISNKIGSELDKNLPADISAMLSHDTGILDDLQNQDLINRVTMKLMEDGVPLIDIPAALQELFNGVLLSFANSIDFGFVAGAVITLVIIVPAFFFKPKFYMEIPVSLTMEDGTVVQSDSYSGPNYASLENKVAEDSEETAEDDNSGQN
- a CDS encoding Transcriptional regulator; this translates as MGKRGPKQQFTDIACPNRDCEKYGQTGQGNIVGNGTYKASGEVVRKFLCRCCGHTFNSRTGTVYEGIRTNVDKMDEAMECLQSGMSVSETASKLGLSSATVRRWYSNMASVSRLQPMMDSTENVKKIDNLWGSAITWIDHPSIPKELILLPERLTKFLRLCTAICVSELDIKRHHIAFVLKLGAQPRMTLREFANVLPFDRSRISFVLKEMIDQGFVTQENDQKPAKYSLTPQGMEQYERLRELSRNVFRMVFAAFSEEESMQIRKGIGRLNNRLDEISDQISSRLGQDFE
- a CDS encoding FKBP-type peptidyl-prolyl cis-trans isomerases 2, yielding MADAKKVIRLNYKAYLADSEKMYDTTDEAAAKDAGIYNEKVSYKPMAYIVGSNKLFPALDKAIADAKVGEEFTVEIPCEEGAGVRNPKLLETHSINEFYKAEIMPQPGMTVTLGNKTGTIMTVGAGRVKVDFNNPLAGHDLKYVMTVTEEITDDAKKAEAIVEADFGPADEFKFDFPGEKVTVTLPEITKFHQEWPVARFRVVSDLREAFGVDTVEFVEIWSAAKKADDKKE